The DNA sequence GCCACGGCGACCAGGGTCTTCTCCCTCTCCAGCTCGTCGAAACGCTCCGTGATCTCCGCGGCGAGGCGATCTCTCTCGAAGCGGGTCGGGTAGGGCCGAATGCCGCTCTCCTCGAGCCGGCGCCGCTTCTCGAGCCGCACCTGAAAAAGCGCTTTCTCTTCGGTCACGCGGAACTCCTTCGGTTCGTCCTTCGGGCGCGGGCCGGAACGGACCCAATATAAGCGCCTCACGGCCTTCCGTCAAGAAAGGCCGCGCGTTGAACCCGTGTTTTTCCAACGACTTTCGCCGAACGCTCTATCGCATCCGAAGAAACGCCTGCACGAAGAGGTCGATCTCCCCGTCCATGATCGCCTGGATGTTCCCGGTCTCCGCTCCCGTGCGGTGGTCCTTGACGAGCGTGTAGGGCTGGAAGACATAGCTTCGGATCTGGTTCCCCCAAGCGATCTCCTTCTTCTCTTCTTCTTTCTCGGCGCGCTTCTTCCTCTCCTCCTCCAGGCGGGCGGCCATCAGGCGCGCCTTGAGCACCTTGAGCGCGTTGGCCCGGTTCCGGTGCTGCGAGCGCTCGCTCTGACAGCTCACGACGATGCCGCTCGGGATGTGCGTGACGCGCACGGCCGAGTCGGTCTTGTTCACATGCTGGCCGCCGGCGCCGCTCGCGCGGAACGTTTCGATCCGGACCTCCGATTCCTTGACGTCGATCTCCTCGATCTCCTCCGGCTCCGGATAGACGAAGACGCTCGCGAACGATGTGTGGCGGCGGTGCGCGGCGTCGAAGGGAGAGAGCCGGACCATCCGGTGGACGCCGATCTCCGCCTTCAGGTACCCGTAGGCGTAGTCACCTAAAACTTCGAGGGTTACACTTTTCAGACCCGCTTCTTCGCCCGATTGATAATCGAGAAACGAATATTTGTAATCACGAAGATCGCACCATCGTTGATACATGCGTAAGAGCATTTCCGCCCAGTCTTGAGAGTCGATCCCGCCGGCCCCAGGGTGGATCGTGAGGATCGCGTTCCCTCGGTCCTCCGGCTCCGGAAGGAGGGAGCGGATCTCCATCTCGGAAACGAGGCGGACGAGCCGTTTCATGCTCTTCTTGAGCTCGGCGCGGAGGTCGGGGTCCTCCCCGTCGTCTTCCGCCATCTCGAGAAGGAGACCGATCTCCTCCTCGGCCGATCGAAGCGCGTCGAACTCCTCGAGAACGCGCTTCTCCGAGGAGAGCGCGCGCGTTACCTCCTCCGCCTTCTTCCGATCGCCCCAGAAGTCCCGGGCCGACATGCGGGTTTCGAGTGCCTCGATCTTCTTCCGCCTTCCGGCGATGTCAAAGATACCCCTCGAGCTCGTCGATCTTCTTCCGGTGCTCTTCGAGTGACGCCCGAAGCTCCTTCGTGTCCCACATCGCTCGTCCTCCCCTATCGGGACTCGGCCTCTCTCTGGAGCGCGCGCCAGACCTCGCGGGCCCGCTCTTCCAGATCGGCCGGTCTGCCGACGTTTTCGATCACGAAATCGGACCGGCGCGCCTTTTCTTCCTCGCCGGTTTGGCACTGGACGCGGCGGAGCGCCTCCTCCTCGGAGATCCCGTGGCGCCGCGCGATCCGACTCGCCCGCGCGGCCGGGGGCGCGGTGACCGCGACGACCCGATCGACCTCGTTCTCGATTCCCCACTCGTAGAGGAGCGCGGCATCCAAGACGAAGATCGTTTCCGGCTTTCTCCTCGCGTTCCGGATCTCGGTCCGAATCTTCCTCAATAGTATAGGATGAACGATCCGGTCGAACAGACGGAGTTTCTCGGGATCGCTGAAGACCGCCTCGCCGATGAGACGGCGGTCGAGCGATCCGTCCGGGCGCGCGATCGAGGGGCCGAGCGCGGTCACGATGCGCGCGGCGACCCCGGCATCGGTCTCCCAGACCTCGCGGCCGATCCGGTCGGCGTCGATCCGCTTCGCTCCCCATCGTGCGAAGAGCTCCGCGACGGACGTCTTCCCGCTCCCCATGTTTCCGGTGACGGCGACGATCACGGGGTGCTCCCCAGGCCGTGGGCCTGGAGCCAGTTCCTCCCGGCTCCCGCTTCCGCGACGAGAGGGACGCGAAGCTCCATCCGGCTCTCCATGATCTTTTTCGCGCGCCGGCCCACCTCCTCGGCACGATCCGCGGGGGCCTCGAAGACGAGCTCGTCATGCACCTGGAGGATCATGTGGACCTCCGGTCCGATTCGGGCGAGCTCCTCGTCCACGGCGATCATCGCGAGCTTGATGAGATCGGCCGCCGAGCCTTGGACCGGCGTGTTCACCGCGGTTCTCTCCGCCGTCGCGCGGATCCTCCCGTTGTCGCTCGAGAGCTCCGGAAGATAGCGGCGCCTTCCGAGCATCGTCTCGACGTATCCTCTCTCGCGGCCCCGCGCGACCGTCACCTCGAGGAAGGTCTTCACGCCGGGGTACGCGGCGAAGTAGCCGGCGATGAACTCCTCCGCCTCCGCCTGCGGGATCGCGAGCCGCCCGGCGAGGCCGTACGCCCCCATCCCGTAAATGATGCCGAAGTTCACCGTCTTCGCGCGCGCGCGCATCTCGTCGGTCACGTCCTCCTCGCCGACGCCGAAGAGGGTCGCCGCGGTGCGGCGGTGGATGTCCTTTCCGGCGCGGAAGTCGGCGATGAGCCGCTCGTCTCCCGAGAGATGGGCAAGGAGTCGAAGTTCGATCTGCGAATAATCGACGGATATGATTCGACGATCCTCCGCCCCGGCGACGAACGCCTTGCGGATCTTCCGGCCGGCCTCGGTCCGGATCGGGATGTTCTGGAGGTTCGGATCGGACGAGGAGAGGCGTCCCGTCGCCGCCACGGTCTGGTTGAACGAGGTGTGGATCCGCCCGGTGGACGGGTGGACGAGCTTGGGGAGCGCGTCGACGTACGTGCTCCGGAGCTTCTCGAGGAGCCGGTAATCGAGGATGAGCGCGGGGAGCCGGTGCCGGAGGGCGAGCTCCTGGAGAACCGAGGTGTCGGTGGAGAGCCCGGTCTTCGTCTTCCGCACCGGGCGGAGGCCGAGCCTCTTGAAAAGAACCTCGGAGAGTTGTTTCGGCGAGTTGACGTTGAACGGCACCCCTGCCGCCTCGTGAATCGACTCGACGATCTTCGCGATCTCGCCGGCGAGCTCTGCGGACATCCTCTCGAGGAACGGAACGTCGATCGCCACCCCCCGCTCCTCCATCCGCGCGAGGACGTCGACGAGGGGGATCTCGACCTCTCGAAAGAGCTTGTCGGCCTGGCTCTCGCGGAGGCGCGGCTCGAGGATGTCGGCGAGGCGGAGCGTCCAGTCCGCGTCCTCGCAGGCGTACTCTCGAGCTTCCTCCGCGCGGACTCGGTCCATCGTCCTCTCAGTCTTTCCCTGGCCGATCACCCGCTCGATCGGGATCATTTTGTGGTTCAAGTGAACGAGAGCGAGATGGTCGAGTCCGTGCTGCCGCTTCTCCGGGTCGAGGAGGTAGGAGGCGATCATCGGGTCGAAGGAGAGCCCGCGGACCGGGAAGCCGGCGCGCCGGAGAACGAGCATGTCGTACTTGGCGTTCTGCGCGATCTTCGGGATCTTTCCCTCGGCGAAGAGCGGTCTGAGCGCATCCCGCGCGGCCTCGAGCGGAACGTTCCCATCTCCGGCGTGGCGGAGGGGGACGTACCATGCTCTCCCCGGACGGGCGGCGAGCGCGATTCCCACGAGCTCCGCGCGCATCGGGTCGATCGAGGTCGTCTCCGTGTCGAAGGCGAAGCGGCCCTTCCGGCGGATCTCCTCGGCGATCGCCAGGAGGTCCCCCGCCGCGGCGAGGCGGTACGAGGTCTCCGTCTCCTCGGGCTTCCCGCCGAGAGAGGCGAGCAGGCTGTGGAACTCGAGCTCTCGAAAGAGAGGCGCCGCCTTCTCCGTCGCGATCGGACGCCGCGCAAGGTCCTCGATGCGGACAGAGAGGGGAACGTCCTTGCGGATCGCGACGAGCTCGCGCGAGAGGAGCGCGTCCTCCCGATGGGCGCGCAGCTTCTCGCCGAGTTTTCCGGGGATCGAATCGACCGCCGCGTAGAGCGCGTCGAGCGATCCGTGCTCGTTGATCAGCTTCGCGGCGATCTTGGGGCCGATCCCGGGAACCCCCGGCACGTTGTCGCTCGCATCGCCCGCGAGCGCCATGAGATCAACGATCCGGGATGCGGGAACCCCCGCGCGCTCGATCACCGCGGCGTCGTCCGCGGCGACCGTGTCCTTCCCTTCCTTTCCGGGGATCACGAGACGGATCCCCGGACGGACGAGCTGGAGAAAATCCTTGTCGCCGGAGAAGATCTCCGTCTCGATCCCCTCGGCGGCCGCGCGCTCGGCGAGGGTCGCGATCACGTCGTCCGCCTCGTACCCCTCGACGGCGAGCACCGGAAGGGAGAGCGCCTCCACCGCCTCGAGGATGCGCGGGTATTGCCCGGCGAGCTCGTCCGGGATCGCGGGGCGGTTCGCCTTGTACTTCTCGTATCGTTCGTGGCGGAAGGTCGGCTTGGGCGTGTCGAGGACGAACGCGGCGTAATCCGGCTTTCGCTCTTCGAGAATGCGGAGAAGCGCG is a window from the Candidatus Eisenbacteria bacterium genome containing:
- the prfB gene encoding peptide chain release factor 2, which gives rise to MGEDERCGTRRSFGRHSKSTGRRSTSSRGIFDIAGRRKKIEALETRMSARDFWGDRKKAEEVTRALSSEKRVLEEFDALRSAEEEIGLLLEMAEDDGEDPDLRAELKKSMKRLVRLVSEMEIRSLLPEPEDRGNAILTIHPGAGGIDSQDWAEMLLRMYQRWCDLRDYKYSFLDYQSGEEAGLKSVTLEVLGDYAYGYLKAEIGVHRMVRLSPFDAAHRRHTSFASVFVYPEPEEIEEIDVKESEVRIETFRASGAGGQHVNKTDSAVRVTHIPSGIVVSCQSERSQHRNRANALKVLKARLMAARLEEERKKRAEKEEEKKEIAWGNQIRSYVFQPYTLVKDHRTGAETGNIQAIMDGEIDLFVQAFLRMR
- a CDS encoding dephospho-CoA kinase — encoded protein: MIVAVTGNMGSGKTSVAELFARWGAKRIDADRIGREVWETDAGVAARIVTALGPSIARPDGSLDRRLIGEAVFSDPEKLRLFDRIVHPILLRKIRTEIRNARRKPETIFVLDAALLYEWGIENEVDRVVAVTAPPAARASRIARRHGISEEEALRRVQCQTGEEEKARRSDFVIENVGRPADLEERAREVWRALQREAESR
- the polA gene encoding DNA polymerase I, producing MAARLLLIDGSALIFRSHFAFIRNPLRTAKGEETSAVFGTASALLRILEERKPDYAAFVLDTPKPTFRHERYEKYKANRPAIPDELAGQYPRILEAVEALSLPVLAVEGYEADDVIATLAERAAAEGIETEIFSGDKDFLQLVRPGIRLVIPGKEGKDTVAADDAAVIERAGVPASRIVDLMALAGDASDNVPGVPGIGPKIAAKLINEHGSLDALYAAVDSIPGKLGEKLRAHREDALLSRELVAIRKDVPLSVRIEDLARRPIATEKAAPLFRELEFHSLLASLGGKPEETETSYRLAAAGDLLAIAEEIRRKGRFAFDTETTSIDPMRAELVGIALAARPGRAWYVPLRHAGDGNVPLEAARDALRPLFAEGKIPKIAQNAKYDMLVLRRAGFPVRGLSFDPMIASYLLDPEKRQHGLDHLALVHLNHKMIPIERVIGQGKTERTMDRVRAEEAREYACEDADWTLRLADILEPRLRESQADKLFREVEIPLVDVLARMEERGVAIDVPFLERMSAELAGEIAKIVESIHEAAGVPFNVNSPKQLSEVLFKRLGLRPVRKTKTGLSTDTSVLQELALRHRLPALILDYRLLEKLRSTYVDALPKLVHPSTGRIHTSFNQTVAATGRLSSSDPNLQNIPIRTEAGRKIRKAFVAGAEDRRIISVDYSQIELRLLAHLSGDERLIADFRAGKDIHRRTAATLFGVGEEDVTDEMRARAKTVNFGIIYGMGAYGLAGRLAIPQAEAEEFIAGYFAAYPGVKTFLEVTVARGRERGYVETMLGRRRYLPELSSDNGRIRATAERTAVNTPVQGSAADLIKLAMIAVDEELARIGPEVHMILQVHDELVFEAPADRAEEVGRRAKKIMESRMELRVPLVAEAGAGRNWLQAHGLGSTP